From the genome of Antennarius striatus isolate MH-2024 chromosome 19, ASM4005453v1, whole genome shotgun sequence, one region includes:
- the LOC137613022 gene encoding H-2 class I histocompatibility antigen, alpha chain-like isoform X2, with amino-acid sequence MEKITADDPEYWTRNTWINERHHEWSKVSIETLKKRFNQSEGFHIVQVMSGCEWDDETGEVTGFNQFSYNGEDFLVLDLKTETWVAPRPQALITKHRLDHNRARMEHDKHYYTQICPEWGRKYLENGRSSLLRTELPSVFLLQKTPSSPVSCFTTGFYPDRAALFWRRDGEELHEEVDHGEILPNHDGTFQTSVDLNLSSVAPEDWRRYDCVFQLEGVEDDLVTRLDKGKIWTNWEEPTDPPTTTTIIIIIMAVVVPALVVMAAVGFKLSRQRTATRGSVPEDSSELSERLQPGVGEQPEVGAQPEVREHQNVI; translated from the exons ATGGAGAAAATCACAGCAGATGATCCTGAGTACTGGACCAGGAACACTTGGATCAATGAGAGACACCATGAGTGGTCCAAAGTCAGCATTGAAACTTTAAAGAAGCGTTTCAACCAATCTGAAG GTTTCCATATTGTCCAGGTGATGTCTGGTTGTGAGTGGGACGATGAGACTGGAGAGGTTACTGGTTTTAATCAGTTTAGTTATAATGGAGAAGACTTCCTGGTCCTGGACCTGAAGACAGAGACCTGGGTCGCTCCCAGACCTCAGGCTCTCATCACCAAACACAGATTGGATCATAACAGAGCTAGGATGGAACACGACAAGCATTACTACACCCAGATTTGTCCTGAGTGGGGGAGGAAGTATTTGGAGAATGGGAGGAGCTCTCTGCTGAGAACAG agctCCCCTCAGTGTTCCTCCTCCAGAAGACCCCCTCCTCTCCAGTCAGCTGCTTCACCACAGGTTTCTACCCTGACAGAGCTGCACTCTtctggaggagagatggagaggagcttCATGAGGAGGTGGACCACGGAGAGATCCTCCCCAACCATGATGGAACCTTCCAGACCAGTGTTGACCTGAACCTTTCATCGGTGGCCCCTGAAGACTGGAGGAGGTACGACTGTGTGTTCCAGCTGGAAGGTGTGGAGGACGACTTGGTCACCAGACTGGACAAAGGGAAGATCTGGACCAACTGGG AGGAGCccactgacccccccaccaccaccaccatcatcatcatcatcatggctgTAGTGGTTCCTGCTCTCGTCGTCATGGCAGCCGTTGGGTTCAAGCTTTCCagacagaggacag CTACACGTGGTTCAGTTCCTGAGGACAGCTCTGAGCTCTCTGAGAGACTGCAGCCTGGGGTCGGGGAGCAGCCAGAGGTCGGGGCGCAGCCGGAGGTCAGGGAGCACCAGAATGTGATCTGA
- the LOC137613022 gene encoding H-2 class I histocompatibility antigen, alpha chain-like isoform X1, whose product MEKITADDPEYWTRNTWINERHHEWSKVSIETLKKRFNQSEGFHIVQVMSGCEWDDETGEVTGFNQFSYNGEDFLVLDLKTETWVAPRPQALITKHRLDHNRARMEHDKHYYTQICPEWGRKYLENGRSSLLRTVNNKDEHTGTSDPSHQTGEQTGTPGEEHLKCVCAPPPELPSVFLLQKTPSSPVSCFTTGFYPDRAALFWRRDGEELHEEVDHGEILPNHDGTFQTSVDLNLSSVAPEDWRRYDCVFQLEGVEDDLVTRLDKGKIWTNWEEPTDPPTTTTIIIIIMAVVVPALVVMAAVGFKLSRQRTATRGSVPEDSSELSERLQPGVGEQPEVGAQPEVREHQNVI is encoded by the exons ATGGAGAAAATCACAGCAGATGATCCTGAGTACTGGACCAGGAACACTTGGATCAATGAGAGACACCATGAGTGGTCCAAAGTCAGCATTGAAACTTTAAAGAAGCGTTTCAACCAATCTGAAG GTTTCCATATTGTCCAGGTGATGTCTGGTTGTGAGTGGGACGATGAGACTGGAGAGGTTACTGGTTTTAATCAGTTTAGTTATAATGGAGAAGACTTCCTGGTCCTGGACCTGAAGACAGAGACCTGGGTCGCTCCCAGACCTCAGGCTCTCATCACCAAACACAGATTGGATCATAACAGAGCTAGGATGGAACACGACAAGCATTACTACACCCAGATTTGTCCTGAGTGGGGGAGGAAGTATTTGGAGAATGGGAGGAGCTCTCTGCTGAGAACAG taaacaataaaGATGAACACACAGGCACTTCAGATCCATCCCATCAAACAGGAGAACAAACAGGGACTCCTGGTGAGGAGCatctaaagtgtgtttgtgctcctcctccagagctCCCCTCAGTGTTCCTCCTCCAGAAGACCCCCTCCTCTCCAGTCAGCTGCTTCACCACAGGTTTCTACCCTGACAGAGCTGCACTCTtctggaggagagatggagaggagcttCATGAGGAGGTGGACCACGGAGAGATCCTCCCCAACCATGATGGAACCTTCCAGACCAGTGTTGACCTGAACCTTTCATCGGTGGCCCCTGAAGACTGGAGGAGGTACGACTGTGTGTTCCAGCTGGAAGGTGTGGAGGACGACTTGGTCACCAGACTGGACAAAGGGAAGATCTGGACCAACTGGG AGGAGCccactgacccccccaccaccaccaccatcatcatcatcatcatggctgTAGTGGTTCCTGCTCTCGTCGTCATGGCAGCCGTTGGGTTCAAGCTTTCCagacagaggacag CTACACGTGGTTCAGTTCCTGAGGACAGCTCTGAGCTCTCTGAGAGACTGCAGCCTGGGGTCGGGGAGCAGCCAGAGGTCGGGGCGCAGCCGGAGGTCAGGGAGCACCAGAATGTGATCTGA